From a region of the Novipirellula artificiosorum genome:
- a CDS encoding sensor histidine kinase: MRQVLVHLIDNALASGATLVAISLRMDELNFGPAVTVILSDDGPGVPCQDREKVFDPFYTTNTHGTGLGLAISRRIIAAHGGQIHFGNPCRGGASVYITLPVARTRSEL, encoded by the coding sequence ATGCGTCAAGTGCTCGTTCACCTGATCGATAATGCTCTGGCCAGTGGTGCAACCTTGGTTGCGATCTCATTGAGGATGGACGAGCTGAACTTTGGTCCTGCTGTCACCGTCATTCTCAGTGATGATGGTCCCGGTGTTCCTTGCCAGGATCGAGAAAAGGTCTTTGATCCGTTTTACACCACCAACACGCACGGAACTGGCTTGGGATTGGCCATCAGCCGAAGAATTATCGCGGCGCATGGTGGACAAATTCACTTTGGCAATCCATGCCGTGGAGGTGCTTCGGTCTACATCACGCTTCCGGTGGCGCGGACAAGGAGTGAGCTGTAA
- a CDS encoding TIGR03032 family protein, translating into MTSTELIEKSVSNDDAEAGNAAPFQFVHSEGFAELLEALGGTLFVTTYQAGKLVAFRACDGHVSMLMRSCGNAMGLAVRRDRIAVGGEYQIWTLRNSPEVAAKMKPAGQHDACFLPRSSHVTGDIDVHEIAWGTDDPRTTLQQDTGSANGTHGETPQLWVVNTLFSCLCTLDPDYSFVPRWKPRFISEIKRQDRCHLNGMAMVDGRPKYVTAFGETDTPEGWRPGKADGGVVIDVDSGETVARGFAMPHSPRVHNGRLWVLDSGRGRLVTVDPAKGQTETVAQSDGYARGLAFAGPLAFIGQSQIRETAIFGGVPIAEGEQKRPCGVTVVDTRNGQIVGSLEFEATVQELFDVQLLTGVRFPAVVGFDKDTIRRACVIAPETRMNQPAEDSH; encoded by the coding sequence ATGACCAGCACTGAGTTGATTGAAAAGTCGGTGAGCAACGACGACGCTGAGGCTGGCAACGCAGCTCCGTTTCAGTTCGTGCATAGTGAAGGATTCGCCGAGTTGCTCGAGGCGCTCGGCGGAACGCTTTTCGTAACAACTTATCAGGCCGGTAAGTTGGTGGCGTTTCGTGCGTGTGACGGGCACGTTTCGATGCTGATGCGCTCTTGCGGCAACGCGATGGGGCTGGCGGTGCGCCGCGATCGCATCGCGGTGGGCGGCGAATACCAGATCTGGACACTGCGAAATTCGCCTGAGGTTGCTGCCAAAATGAAACCCGCGGGGCAGCACGATGCTTGTTTCCTGCCTCGCAGCAGCCATGTCACGGGCGATATCGACGTGCATGAAATTGCCTGGGGCACGGACGACCCACGTACCACCCTCCAGCAAGATACCGGCTCAGCCAACGGCACGCATGGCGAGACGCCTCAGCTGTGGGTCGTCAATACATTGTTCTCCTGTCTGTGCACACTCGATCCCGACTACAGTTTCGTACCTCGTTGGAAACCTCGCTTTATCAGCGAGATCAAACGCCAGGATCGTTGCCACTTGAACGGGATGGCGATGGTGGATGGCCGACCGAAATACGTGACCGCGTTTGGCGAGACGGATACACCGGAAGGCTGGCGGCCGGGTAAAGCCGACGGCGGCGTGGTGATTGATGTGGACAGTGGCGAGACCGTCGCCCGCGGATTTGCGATGCCACATTCTCCCCGTGTCCACAACGGCCGCTTGTGGGTCCTCGATTCGGGACGCGGTCGACTGGTCACGGTCGATCCGGCCAAGGGACAGACGGAGACCGTGGCCCAGTCCGATGGTTACGCGCGCGGCCTGGCCTTTGCCGGTCCATTGGCCTTTATCGGTCAATCCCAGATCCGCGAGACGGCGATTTTTGGCGGCGTGCCGATTGCGGAAGGCGAGCAGAAACGGCCCTGCGGTGTGACCGTCGTCGACACGCGGAACGGGCAAATCGTGGGCAGCCTCGAATTCGAGGCGACCGTCCAGGAGTTGTTCGATGTTCAGCTGTTGACCGGCGTTCGCTTTCCGGCGGTCGTCGGTTTCGACAAAGACACCATCCGGCGTGCCTGCGTCATCGCTCCCGAAACAAGGATGAACCAGCCCGCAGAAGATTCCCACTAG
- a CDS encoding PAS domain-containing protein: MQDQKQSDQDLSVHVLDSLMAGIAVLDKDGTICAVNETWRRFSHQNGGEPAATGIRLVAST; the protein is encoded by the coding sequence ATGCAGGATCAAAAACAATCGGACCAAGATTTGTCCGTACACGTCCTCGACTCGCTCATGGCCGGGATCGCGGTCCTTGATAAGGACGGCACCATCTGCGCCGTGAACGAGACATGGCGGCGATTCTCTCATCAGAATGGCGGTGAGCCGGCAGCCACTGGGATTCGACTTGTTGCGTCGACGTGA
- a CDS encoding FG-GAP-like repeat-containing protein, with protein sequence MLAVMAIGDAMATEGPVGNTAVLSFPVTLSEAAAVDISFEYQTQDGSATAGGDFQGVATPATFTMAAGQVSGSIEITVNGDATVEQDETFELIVGNLQTNGTNVTLAGTGVLVSEGFVDSGQRLGSELSTDVLLGDLDGDGDLDAFAVNRLGAGHSVWLNQGGDQLGVEGEYLVDSQGLGGGSISMDGALGDIDGDGDLDVLVSNFSGRFEAIVPDQIWLNNGSGQFTAGQALSANNSGQSVELADVDGNGSLDAILGGANGLAELWLNQAGTFAKEFSFPTQGFQAIDIGSADVDNDGDIDVVFGYGTGFGNEVYLNQGFSQGGTQGTFVLDSTFGPHSYVTALELGDLNGDGFVDAFVGRSKTGRFTSLDAPSVVFLNDGSGKFVDTGQSLTAYPSDPTSTTFKTGDVKLGDVDNDGDLDAFLVTFFSNVTPSSINSVVYLNDGSGTFSDSGKLLGSNVAGFSVALGDLDGDGNLDAFVGNSGPNAVWVNDAVVFATGTIVNDDQATLEIGDASVVEGNSGPTVLSFPVTLSAPVDVNVSLDYATQDGSALADGDYIANTGTLTIIAGETTGTIDITVNGDNDVELDETLQIILDNLQAGGRDVTLVGTGTLPIGGSPAEFISNGQSFGSDVTQQAVLGDLDGDGDLDVYVANGFTATSPAQADQVLINQGGSQGGTAGQFVDSGRAIGDSLSRDVALGDVDGDGDLDAYVATGFGPDKLLINQGGSQGGTPGEFIDSGQALDNIGSGNFGVSLDDVDGDGDLDAVLVSDRLKVWFNQGGRQNGTLGQFVDSGQDLESPRTWGGVAVGDLDGDGDLDIFTANKYDRPNRVFTNDGLGVFTDSGQRIGDSDARGQVVLGDVDGDGDLDAFVANDGGGPVAINSRLFINQGGSQNGTEGEFVDSGQVLGRADGVSLGDLDGDGDLDAFLASRINQGGTPDTVWLNDGAGVYTVTSQQLGSSFGLNVSLGDLDLDGDLDAFVANNNNPNEVWLNQGIPVPGVTATGTITNDDSAVVSIGDASIVEGNTGTTVLSFPVTLDYPVDVPVSVDYTTQDGTAQDSDPATEDNDYVFQSGTLTIPASATTGTIDITVNGDNDVELDETLQIILDNLQAGGRDVTLVGTGSPAEFISNGQSFGSDVTQQAVLGDLDGDGDLDVYVANGFTATSPAQADQVLINQGGSQGGTAGQFVDSGRAIGDSLSRDVALGDVDGDGDLDAYVATGFGPDKLLINQGGSQGGTPGEFIDSGQALDNIGSGNFGVSLDDVDGDGDLDAVLVSDRLKVWFNQGGRQNGTLGQFVDSGQDLESPRTWGGVAVGDLDGDGDLDIFTANKYDRPNRVFTNDGLGVFTDSGQRIGDSDARGQVVLGDVDGDGDLDAFVANDGGGPVAINSRLFINQGGSQNGTEGEFVDSGQVLGRADGVSLGDLDGDGDLDAFLASRINQGGTPDTVWLNDGAGVYTVTSQQLGSSYGLNVSLGDLDLDGDLDAFVANYNNPNEVWLNQGIPVSALTAIGTIANDDFSTAPTGADGSITTDEDSTYTFASNDFGFSDLDDDAFNGVLITTLPATGTLKLSGTAVAADALVTAADIANLTYEPVANLNGSTSFTFQVQDDGSANNLDLSPNTLTIDIASVNDAPAGTDGSVATNEDTVYTFASSDFGFTDPIDSGSAAGADAFNGVLITTLPASGTLKLSGAAVSAGDLVTVADIANLTYEPAANVNGSTSFTFQVEDDGSGNNLDLSPNTLTVNIGSVNDAPAGTDGSVATSEDTTYTFASNDFGFTDPIDSGSTAGADAFNGVLITTLPATGTLKLSGAAVSAGDLVTVADIANLTYEPAANVNGSTSFTFQVQDDGGGNNLDLSPNTLTVNIASVNDAPAGTDGNVATNEDTTYTFASSDFGFTDPIDSGSAAGADAFNGVLITTLPATGTLKLSGAAVSAGDLVTVADIANLTYEPAANGNGSTSFTFQVEDDGSGNNLDLSPNTLTIDIASVNDAPTHTVPAGQTTDEISLLTISDLSVSDVDVDETSLGEMVTTLSVAQGTLTVSGSGLSSVVGNNSDIVVLTGTLSAINATLGNNVTYLANVGFTGGDTLTITTNDQGNTGADPGLTGGAGSEQDTDTVEITVNSLAEVSVTIIDCFCGGNGKALLVKGSASDDKIDVKFGSHDGDFKVYIKTKSMDGPKDMGRFKFKGSDAAINKVIVYGLDGNDNIKVHSDLDVDAWIFGGDGNDKLRGGKGHDVLIGGDGDDKLDGKSGRDLLIGGLGADRLRGQRDEDILIGGETPIDNRLASICDTMNLWTQTDVDMDGDDDQDDLTLRAASIRDAYFVGMNASDGSRDYLDGGSGSDWFIADTEIDCDRVKDHKDDIFGIDTDWFSLD encoded by the coding sequence TTGCTCGCTGTCATGGCGATCGGCGATGCGATGGCGACCGAGGGACCTGTCGGAAACACGGCGGTCCTCTCCTTTCCGGTCACCCTCAGTGAGGCCGCAGCGGTCGACATTTCGTTCGAATACCAAACCCAAGATGGCTCAGCCACCGCCGGCGGCGATTTCCAGGGTGTCGCAACTCCGGCCACGTTCACAATGGCTGCCGGACAGGTTTCGGGCTCTATCGAGATTACGGTCAACGGTGATGCGACGGTCGAGCAGGACGAAACCTTCGAGCTGATCGTGGGCAACCTGCAAACCAACGGAACGAATGTGACGCTGGCTGGTACGGGTGTGCTGGTTTCCGAAGGCTTTGTGGATTCCGGTCAGAGGCTGGGATCGGAATTATCTACTGACGTGCTGCTGGGTGATCTGGATGGCGACGGGGACCTGGATGCGTTTGCAGTGAATCGGCTCGGTGCGGGCCATTCGGTTTGGCTGAATCAGGGCGGCGACCAGCTAGGCGTTGAAGGAGAATATCTCGTTGACAGCCAGGGCCTCGGCGGCGGCAGCATCAGTATGGATGGGGCCCTGGGGGATATTGATGGCGACGGCGACCTGGATGTGCTGGTATCCAACTTTTCCGGCCGGTTTGAAGCCATAGTACCGGACCAGATCTGGCTGAATAATGGCTCGGGCCAATTCACGGCCGGGCAAGCATTGTCGGCGAACAACTCTGGACAGTCGGTGGAACTGGCCGATGTCGACGGCAACGGTTCGCTTGATGCCATCCTGGGGGGGGCCAATGGATTAGCCGAACTCTGGCTCAATCAGGCGGGGACATTCGCAAAGGAATTCTCCTTCCCGACCCAGGGATTTCAGGCAATCGACATCGGCTCTGCGGACGTTGATAACGACGGCGATATCGATGTCGTGTTTGGATACGGGACCGGTTTTGGGAACGAGGTATACCTCAATCAAGGTTTCAGTCAGGGAGGGACGCAGGGGACATTTGTCCTGGACAGCACCTTCGGGCCCCATTCGTATGTGACAGCTTTGGAGCTGGGGGATTTGAATGGCGATGGTTTTGTTGATGCATTCGTTGGTCGAAGCAAGACCGGTCGTTTCACGTCTCTGGATGCGCCGAGCGTGGTGTTTCTGAATGACGGTTCTGGGAAATTCGTCGATACCGGCCAGAGCCTCACAGCCTATCCCAGTGATCCCACCAGCACAACCTTTAAGACCGGCGACGTCAAGCTTGGCGACGTGGACAACGATGGTGATCTGGACGCCTTCCTGGTCACCTTTTTCAGCAATGTGACTCCCAGCTCAATCAACAGCGTGGTCTATCTGAACGACGGCTCGGGCACGTTCTCCGATTCCGGGAAGTTACTGGGCAGTAACGTCGCAGGTTTCTCCGTTGCACTTGGTGACCTGGATGGTGACGGAAATCTCGATGCCTTCGTCGGCAACAGCGGTCCTAATGCAGTCTGGGTCAATGACGCGGTAGTCTTCGCCACAGGCACGATCGTCAACGACGACCAAGCGACCTTAGAGATCGGCGATGCTTCCGTCGTCGAAGGCAATAGTGGGCCCACCGTCCTGAGCTTCCCAGTAACGCTGAGTGCTCCCGTCGATGTGAATGTGTCGCTGGACTATGCGACACAAGATGGTTCGGCCTTGGCTGATGGCGACTACATCGCGAACACTGGAACACTGACAATCATCGCCGGTGAAACCACGGGCACGATCGACATCACGGTCAACGGAGACAACGACGTCGAACTGGACGAGACGCTGCAAATCATCCTGGACAACCTGCAGGCTGGCGGCCGCGACGTGACGCTGGTCGGCACAGGCACTCTGCCTATCGGCGGCAGTCCGGCGGAATTTATTTCGAATGGGCAGTCGTTCGGAAGCGATGTCACTCAACAAGCCGTGTTGGGCGACCTGGATGGCGACGGCGACCTGGACGTCTACGTGGCAAACGGCTTCACTGCAACTTCCCCCGCTCAGGCCGATCAGGTGTTGATCAATCAGGGAGGATCTCAGGGCGGCACTGCGGGACAGTTCGTCGACTCGGGGCGGGCCATTGGCGATAGCCTCAGCCGCGACGTCGCGCTGGGCGACGTCGATGGGGACGGCGACCTGGACGCTTACGTGGCAACCGGTTTTGGCCCCGACAAACTGTTGATCAACCAGGGAGGATCTCAGGGCGGCACTCCCGGCGAGTTCATCGACTCGGGGCAAGCTCTCGATAATATTGGCTCTGGTAACTTTGGCGTCTCGCTGGACGATGTCGATGGGGACGGCGATCTGGATGCCGTGCTGGTCAGTGACAGACTTAAAGTCTGGTTCAACCAGGGCGGACGGCAGAACGGAACCCTCGGTCAATTCGTCGACTCGGGGCAGGATTTAGAAAGTCCTCGAACCTGGGGAGGCGTCGCCGTGGGGGATCTTGATGGCGACGGTGACCTCGACATCTTCACCGCCAACAAATATGACCGCCCGAATCGAGTATTCACCAACGACGGCCTGGGCGTCTTCACCGATTCGGGCCAGCGTATTGGAGATTCAGATGCTCGAGGCCAGGTTGTCCTTGGCGATGTTGATGGGGACGGTGATCTGGATGCCTTCGTCGCGAACGATGGTGGTGGCCCGGTGGCAATCAATAGCCGATTGTTCATTAACCAGGGCGGAAGCCAAAACGGTACGGAAGGCGAGTTCGTGGATTCGGGGCAGGTGCTGGGTCGAGCCGACGGAGTCTCGCTCGGTGATTTGGATGGGGACGGCGATCTTGACGCCTTCCTCGCAAGCCGCATCAACCAAGGTGGCACTCCGGACACCGTCTGGCTGAACGATGGTGCAGGGGTCTATACCGTCACTTCACAACAGCTTGGCAGTTCCTTTGGCCTCAACGTCAGCCTGGGCGACCTGGACCTGGACGGTGATCTGGATGCTTTCGTCGCGAACAATAATAACCCGAACGAAGTCTGGTTGAATCAGGGCATCCCTGTCCCCGGTGTGACAGCTACTGGCACGATCACCAATGACGACAGCGCTGTCGTATCGATCGGCGATGCATCCATCGTCGAAGGCAACACGGGGACGACCGTGCTCAGCTTCCCTGTGACGCTGGACTATCCTGTCGATGTTCCTGTGTCAGTCGACTACACGACGCAGGACGGCACGGCTCAGGATAGCGATCCCGCTACCGAAGACAACGACTACGTCTTTCAAAGCGGAACGCTCACGATTCCTGCCAGTGCAACCACAGGCACCATCGACATCACGGTCAACGGCGACAACGACGTCGAACTGGACGAGACGCTGCAGATCATCCTGGACAACCTGCAGGCTGGCGGCCGCGACGTGACGCTGGTCGGCACAGGCAGTCCGGCGGAATTTATTTCGAATGGACAGTCGTTCGGAAGCGATGTCACTCAACAAGCCGTGTTGGGCGACCTGGATGGCGACGGCGACCTGGACGTCTACGTGGCAAACGGCTTCACTGCAACTTCCCCCGCTCAGGCCGATCAGGTGTTGATCAATCAGGGAGGATCTCAGGGCGGCACTGCGGGACAGTTCGTCGACTCGGGGCGGGCCATTGGCGATAGCCTCAGCCGCGACGTCGCGCTGGGCGACGTCGATGGGGACGGCGACCTGGACGCTTACGTGGCAACCGGTTTTGGCCCCGACAAACTGTTGATCAACCAGGGAGGATCTCAGGGCGGCACTCCCGGCGAGTTCATCGACTCGGGGCAAGCTCTCGATAATATTGGCTCTGGTAACTTTGGCGTCTCGCTGGACGATGTCGATGGGGACGGCGATCTGGATGCCGTGCTGGTCAGTGACAGACTTAAAGTCTGGTTCAACCAGGGCGGACGGCAGAACGGAACCCTCGGTCAATTCGTCGACTCGGGGCAGGATTTAGAAAGTCCTCGAACCTGGGGAGGCGTCGCCGTGGGGGATCTTGATGGCGACGGTGACCTCGACATCTTCACCGCCAACAAATATGACCGCCCGAATCGAGTATTCACCAACGACGGCCTGGGCGTCTTCACCGATTCGGGCCAGCGTATTGGAGATTCAGATGCTCGAGGCCAGGTTGTCCTTGGCGATGTTGATGGGGACGGTGATCTGGATGCCTTCGTCGCGAACGATGGTGGTGGCCCGGTGGCAATCAATAGCCGATTGTTCATTAACCAGGGCGGAAGCCAAAACGGTACGGAAGGCGAGTTCGTGGATTCGGGGCAGGTGCTGGGTCGAGCCGACGGAGTCTCGCTCGGTGATTTGGATGGGGACGGCGATCTTGACGCCTTCCTCGCAAGCCGCATCAACCAAGGTGGCACTCCGGATACCGTCTGGCTGAACGATGGTGCCGGGGTCTATACCGTCACTTCACAACAGCTTGGCAGTTCTTATGGCCTCAACGTCAGCCTGGGCGACCTGGACCTGGACGGTGATCTGGATGCTTTCGTCGCGAACTATAATAACCCGAACGAAGTCTGGTTGAATCAGGGCATCCCGGTATCCGCTTTGACAGCCATTGGCACGATTGCCAATGATGACTTCAGCACGGCGCCCACTGGTGCCGACGGAAGCATCACGACCGACGAGGATTCGACCTACACCTTCGCAAGCAACGACTTCGGCTTCAGCGATCTCGATGACGATGCGTTCAATGGCGTCCTCATCACCACGCTGCCAGCAACGGGAACGCTAAAGCTGAGTGGCACGGCCGTCGCCGCAGACGCGTTGGTAACCGCGGCCGACATCGCGAACCTGACTTACGAGCCGGTTGCCAACCTCAACGGCAGCACCTCGTTCACCTTCCAGGTCCAAGACGATGGAAGTGCGAATAACCTCGATCTGTCGCCCAACACGCTGACGATTGATATCGCCAGCGTCAACGACGCGCCAGCCGGCACCGACGGCAGCGTCGCGACCAACGAGGATACGGTCTACACGTTCGCGAGCAGCGACTTCGGATTCACCGATCCGATCGATAGCGGTTCCGCTGCGGGCGCCGATGCGTTCAACGGTGTCCTCATCACCACGCTGCCGGCATCCGGAACACTGAAGCTGAGCGGCGCGGCCGTATCCGCAGGCGACTTGGTGACCGTGGCTGACATTGCGAACCTGACCTACGAACCGGCCGCCAACGTCAACGGCAGCACGTCGTTCACCTTCCAGGTCGAGGACGATGGCAGTGGAAACAATCTCGATCTGTCGCCCAACACGCTGACGGTCAACATCGGCAGCGTCAACGACGCGCCGGCCGGCACCGATGGCAGCGTCGCGACCAGCGAGGACACGACCTACACCTTCGCGAGCAACGACTTCGGATTCACCGATCCGATCGATAGCGGTTCCACTGCGGGCGCCGATGCGTTCAACGGGGTCCTCATCACCACGCTGCCAGCAACGGGAACACTGAAGCTGAGCGGCGCGGCCGTATCCGCCGGCGACTTGGTGACCGTGGCTGACATTGCGAACCTGACCTACGAACCGGCCGCCAACGTCAACGGCAGCACGTCGTTCACCTTCCAGGTCCAGGATGACGGCGGTGGAAACAATCTCGATCTGTCGCCCAACACCCTGACGGTCAACATCGCCAGCGTCAACGACGCGCCGGCCGGTACCGACGGCAACGTCGCGACCAATGAGGATACGACGTACACCTTTGCAAGTAGCGACTTCGGATTCACCGATCCGATCGATAGCGGTTCCGCCGCGGGCGCCGATGCGTTCAACGGTGTCCTCATCACCACGCTGCCGGCAACCGGAACACTGAAGCTGAGCGGCGCGGCCGTATCCGCCGGCGACTTGGTGACCGTGGCTGACATTGCGAACCTGACTTACGAACCAGCTGCCAACGGCAACGGCAGCACCTCGTTCACCTTCCAGGTGGAAGACGATGGCAGTGGAAACAATCTCGATCTGTCGCCCAACACGCTGACGATTGATATCGCCAGCGTCAATGATGCTCCGACCCACACGGTGCCAGCGGGACAGACCACTGACGAGATCAGTCTACTGACTATCAGTGACCTGAGTGTCAGCGACGTCGATGTCGACGAAACGAGTCTCGGTGAAATGGTGACAACCCTGTCAGTCGCACAAGGCACGTTGACGGTTTCGGGAAGTGGTCTCAGCAGCGTGGTAGGCAACAACAGCGATATTGTGGTGCTTACCGGGACGCTCAGTGCGATCAACGCGACGCTTGGCAACAACGTCACGTATCTCGCGAACGTTGGCTTCACGGGCGGTGATACGCTGACGATCACCACTAATGACCAAGGAAATACGGGCGCTGATCCTGGCTTGACAGGCGGCGCGGGGAGCGAGCAAGACACCGACACGGTCGAAATCACCGTCAACTCATTGGCCGAAGTCTCGGTCACGATCATTGACTGCTTCTGCGGCGGAAACGGTAAAGCACTGCTTGTGAAGGGCTCCGCATCCGATGACAAGATTGACGTGAAGTTCGGCTCTCACGATGGTGATTTTAAGGTCTATATCAAAACCAAGTCGATGGATGGGCCCAAAGACATGGGACGGTTCAAGTTCAAAGGTAGCGATGCGGCGATCAACAAGGTGATCGTCTACGGGCTCGATGGAAACGACAACATCAAAGTGCATTCCGATTTAGATGTCGACGCCTGGATTTTTGGTGGTGATGGGAACGACAAGCTCCGAGGTGGCAAGGGGCATGACGTCCTGATTGGCGGGGATGGCGACGACAAACTCGACGGAAAAAGCGGCCGCGACCTGTTGATTGGCGGCCTCGGTGCCGACAGGCTGAGGGGACAGAGAGACGAAGATATTCTTATCGGTGGCGAAACGCCGATCGACAATAGACTGGCTTCGATTTGTGACACCATGAACCTGTGGACCCAGACCGATGTCGACATGGATGGCGATGATGACCAGGACGACCTGACCTTGCGTGCGGCAAGCATTCGTGACGCCTACTTCGTTGGCATGAACGCCAGCGACGGTTCAAGGGACTACTTGGACGGAGGGAGCGGATCGGACTGGTTCATTGCCGATACGGAGATTGATTGTGATCGTGTGAAAGATCACAAGGATGACATCTTCGGCATCGACACGGATTGGTTTAGCCTGGATTGA
- a CDS encoding ECF-type sigma factor, translating to MSDDPITEWIGELRGANEAAADKIWNHYWTQLCAAARRKLRSDSRPLYDEEDAALSAFNSFANGLAAGRFPKLNDRESLLRLLLVITGRKVRQRHRYDQQQKRDVRQTMTGSVFMTDADDAAALGVNHIKAREPTPEFVASFTETCDRFFKRLGDPQLQEIAVLRMEGYNDGEIAKHLDCSRSTVQRRLEIVRRECLSFDENDV from the coding sequence ATGTCGGATGACCCTATCACTGAATGGATCGGAGAATTGCGAGGTGCCAACGAAGCGGCTGCCGACAAGATCTGGAATCACTACTGGACGCAATTGTGCGCCGCAGCGCGTCGCAAATTACGCTCCGACTCGCGGCCTTTGTACGATGAGGAAGATGCAGCGCTGAGCGCCTTCAACAGTTTTGCAAACGGTCTTGCGGCGGGTCGTTTTCCCAAATTGAATGATCGCGAGAGCTTATTGCGTTTGCTGCTGGTCATCACGGGGCGCAAGGTGCGTCAACGGCATCGGTATGACCAGCAACAGAAGCGGGATGTACGTCAAACCATGACGGGTTCGGTTTTCATGACCGATGCTGATGATGCGGCAGCTTTAGGTGTCAACCATATCAAGGCACGCGAACCCACCCCCGAGTTTGTGGCGTCGTTTACCGAGACCTGCGACAGGTTCTTCAAACGACTCGGCGATCCCCAGTTGCAAGAAATCGCTGTGTTGCGGATGGAGGGTTACAACGACGGCGAGATTGCAAAGCACTTGGATTGTTCACGCAGTACCGTCCAACGCCGTTTGGAAATCGTTCGTCGCGAGTGTTTATCATTTGATGAAAACGACGTTTAG